One genomic region from Euzebya tangerina encodes:
- a CDS encoding urease subunit gamma produces the protein MRLTPHEQERLMVHVAATVARERQARGVKLNHPEAVALLTSFVMEGARDGRTVADLMDAGRHVLTTADVMDGVADLVGEVQVEATFPDGTKLVTLHDPIRPADGAPEEGDAPGAVLTPEQMIVLNLGRGSVQITVTNTGDRPIQVGSHYHFAEANPGLQFDRDEAYGHRLDIPAGTAIRFEPGVNRTVDLVPLAGTRTVWGLRGEVAGPLDDGPTTEPEPTDG, from the coding sequence GTGCGCCTGACCCCGCACGAGCAGGAGCGGTTGATGGTCCACGTCGCGGCCACCGTGGCCCGAGAACGCCAGGCCCGCGGCGTCAAGCTCAACCACCCCGAGGCGGTGGCCCTGCTGACCAGCTTCGTCATGGAGGGTGCACGGGACGGGCGAACCGTCGCCGATCTGATGGACGCCGGCCGTCACGTCCTGACCACGGCCGACGTGATGGACGGGGTCGCTGACCTGGTCGGAGAGGTGCAGGTCGAAGCCACCTTCCCCGACGGCACCAAACTGGTGACGCTGCACGACCCGATACGCCCGGCCGACGGCGCGCCGGAGGAGGGTGATGCCCCCGGCGCTGTCCTCACCCCCGAGCAGATGATCGTGCTGAACCTCGGACGGGGCAGCGTTCAGATCACCGTCACCAACACCGGCGACCGACCGATCCAGGTGGGCTCGCACTACCACTTCGCCGAGGCCAACCCGGGCCTGCAGTTCGACCGCGACGAAGCGTACGGCCACCGCCTGGACATCCCCGCCGGCACCGCGATCCGCTTCGAACCAGGCGTGAACCGCACCGTCGACCTGGTCCCCCTGGCCGGCACCCGCACCGTGTGGGGCCTGCGGGGCGAGGTCGCCGGACCGCTCGACGACGGCCCCACGACCGAACCGGAGCCCACCGATGGCTGA
- a CDS encoding urease subunit alpha, giving the protein MAEISRARYAALFGPTTGDRIRLADTDLWVTVTEDRSGGAGGGTEPSSLAGDEVVFGGGKVIRESMGQSVATRAEGTADTIITGAVVVDHWGIVKADVGIRDGLIVGLGKAGNPDTMDGVDPALVIGPSTEVIAGNGRILTAGAIDSHVHLIAPQLLATAIGSGITTIIGGGTGPAEGTKATTVTPGAWHLASMLQALDDVPLNISLLGKGNTTSRQALVEQAKGGASGFKMHEDWGTTPAIIDACLSACDELGVQAAIHTDTLNEAGYVDSTLAAIKGRSIHAYHTEGAGGGHAPDIITVAGAPNVLPSSTNPTRPHAVNTVDEHLDMLMVCHHLNPTVPEDLAFAESRIRPSTIAAEDVLHDIGAIAMIGSDSQAMGRIGEVIMRTWQTAHVMKRRRGALPGDDVTSDNARVRRYIAKYTIAPAVAHGLDEQVGSVEVGKLADLVLWDPGFFGVKPDLVIKGGAIAWAQVGDMNASIPTPQPILPRPMFGAAPAVAQATSVSWVAPAAIEDGLPERLELGRRLVPVRDCRSVGKADMPENTATPDITVDADTFAVTVDGQLMEADPATELPLAQRYFLF; this is encoded by the coding sequence ATGGCTGAGATCAGCCGTGCCCGCTACGCGGCCCTGTTCGGTCCGACGACCGGTGACCGGATCCGACTGGCCGACACCGACCTGTGGGTCACCGTCACCGAGGACCGCTCCGGCGGCGCAGGTGGCGGCACCGAACCCTCCAGCCTGGCCGGTGACGAGGTCGTCTTCGGCGGCGGCAAGGTCATCCGCGAATCGATGGGCCAGTCGGTCGCCACCCGAGCGGAGGGCACCGCCGACACCATCATCACGGGCGCCGTCGTCGTCGACCACTGGGGCATCGTCAAGGCCGACGTCGGCATCCGCGACGGCCTGATCGTCGGCCTCGGCAAGGCCGGCAATCCCGACACCATGGACGGCGTCGACCCGGCGCTGGTCATCGGACCCTCGACGGAGGTCATCGCCGGCAACGGGAGGATCCTGACCGCCGGCGCGATCGACAGCCACGTCCACCTGATCGCCCCGCAACTGCTGGCCACCGCGATCGGCTCGGGCATCACCACGATCATCGGCGGAGGGACCGGCCCGGCGGAGGGCACGAAGGCCACGACGGTCACACCCGGCGCGTGGCACCTGGCCTCGATGTTGCAGGCGCTGGACGACGTACCGCTCAACATCTCGCTGCTCGGCAAGGGCAACACGACGTCCCGCCAGGCCCTGGTCGAGCAGGCCAAGGGTGGCGCCTCGGGCTTCAAGATGCACGAGGACTGGGGTACCACCCCGGCGATCATCGACGCCTGCCTCTCGGCCTGCGACGAGTTGGGGGTCCAGGCGGCCATCCACACCGACACGCTGAACGAAGCGGGATACGTCGACTCGACCCTGGCGGCCATCAAGGGTCGCTCGATCCACGCCTACCACACCGAGGGCGCGGGTGGCGGGCACGCCCCGGACATCATCACCGTCGCGGGGGCACCCAACGTCCTGCCGTCGTCGACCAACCCGACGCGGCCGCACGCGGTCAACACCGTCGACGAGCACCTCGACATGCTGATGGTCTGTCACCACCTGAACCCGACGGTCCCGGAAGACCTGGCCTTCGCCGAGAGCCGCATCCGCCCCTCGACCATCGCTGCGGAGGATGTCCTGCACGACATCGGCGCCATCGCGATGATCGGCTCGGACTCCCAGGCGATGGGTCGGATCGGTGAGGTGATCATGCGGACCTGGCAGACCGCACACGTGATGAAACGCCGTCGAGGGGCCCTGCCCGGGGACGATGTGACCAGCGACAACGCGCGGGTCCGCCGCTACATCGCGAAGTACACGATCGCCCCCGCCGTAGCTCACGGCCTGGACGAGCAGGTCGGCTCGGTCGAGGTCGGCAAGCTGGCCGACCTGGTGCTCTGGGACCCCGGCTTCTTCGGGGTCAAGCCCGACCTGGTCATCAAGGGCGGCGCGATCGCCTGGGCGCAGGTCGGGGACATGAACGCCTCGATCCCGACGCCGCAGCCGATCCTGCCGCGGCCGATGTTCGGTGCGGCACCAGCGGTTGCGCAGGCAACGTCGGTGTCCTGGGTCGCGCCGGCAGCCATCGAGGACGGCCTACCCGAGCGGCTGGAGCTCGGGCGTCGCCTGGTGCCCGTCCGTGACTGTCGCTCGGTCGGTAAGGCAGACATGCCGGAGAACACCGCCACGCCCGACATCACCGTCGACGCCGATACCTTCGCCGTGACCGTCGACGGCCAGCTCATGGAGGCCGATCCGGCGACCGAGCTGCCGCTGGCCCAGCGGTACTTCCTGTTCTGA
- a CDS encoding urease accessory protein UreF, whose amino-acid sequence MSDAAGRTDASAALLLLADARLPTGSHAHSFGLEAAVGHGLVGDLDDLVSWVEGCVHTTWFADATATALAARLALLPTGDDDPAPTWQLLDEEVTARIGSTHGRTVSRALGRQLLRTGRGIWTHPAIGHADAVHHDGPTAPLALGAVTAAAGTDPREAALLSLHHAVQSAGTAAIRLLGLDPYAVARLSAVLGPTLTDLATTAAASTPTRPTAAVRFPTTAGPATTTSTVDAPATTAPEALCRFRDLARCLPAAGAPMVDLLLTHHQHAEGRLFAS is encoded by the coding sequence GTGAGCGACGCCGCCGGCCGCACGGATGCATCGGCTGCCCTGCTGCTGCTGGCCGATGCCCGGCTGCCGACGGGGTCGCACGCACACTCCTTCGGGCTGGAGGCGGCCGTGGGTCACGGCCTGGTCGGCGATCTGGATGACCTGGTCTCCTGGGTCGAGGGGTGTGTGCACACCACGTGGTTCGCCGATGCGACCGCGACCGCCCTGGCCGCTCGCCTCGCGCTGCTGCCGACCGGCGACGATGATCCGGCGCCCACCTGGCAACTCCTGGACGAGGAGGTGACGGCTCGGATCGGCAGCACGCACGGCCGGACCGTCAGCCGCGCCCTGGGACGGCAGCTGCTGCGGACCGGTCGGGGGATCTGGACCCACCCGGCCATCGGCCATGCCGACGCCGTCCACCACGACGGGCCGACAGCACCCCTCGCCCTGGGTGCCGTGACCGCGGCGGCCGGTACCGACCCCCGGGAAGCTGCGCTGCTCAGCCTGCACCACGCCGTGCAGTCCGCCGGGACCGCGGCGATCCGTCTGCTGGGCCTGGATCCCTACGCCGTCGCCCGCCTCTCAGCGGTCCTCGGGCCCACGCTGACCGACCTGGCCACGACGGCGGCCGCCAGCACCCCCACCAGGCCCACCGCCGCGGTCAGGTTCCCCACGACCGCGGGGCCCGCCACCACGACCAGCACCGTGGATGCTCCAGCCACCACTGCGCCCGAGGCGCTCTGCCGGTTCCGCGACCTGGCCCGCTGTCTCCCCGCTGCCGGCGCGCCCATGGTCGACCTCCTACTCACCCACCATCAGCACGCGGAGGGTCGGCTGTTCGCCAGCTGA
- the ureG gene encoding urease accessory protein UreG, with protein sequence MHTDPRTIVQGGLASPAAPDTTRRTLRVGVGGPVGTGKTALVAELCRRLGGTVDLAVVTNDIFTTEDADALKRAGVLDPARIRAVETGCCPHTAIRDDIAANLDAIEQLEATYPDLELVLVESGGDNLTAIFSQALVDVQIFVLDVAGGDKVPRKGGPGVTTADLLVVNKTDLAPLVGASLDVMDRDARARRGERPTVMTSLVAEDGARPVIEWLEGCLADRADVVRSGPE encoded by the coding sequence GTGCACACCGATCCGAGAACCATCGTCCAGGGCGGCCTGGCCTCACCGGCAGCGCCGGACACGACCCGCCGGACGCTGCGAGTCGGCGTCGGCGGTCCGGTCGGCACCGGCAAGACGGCCCTGGTCGCCGAGCTCTGCCGCCGGCTGGGCGGCACCGTGGACCTGGCGGTGGTGACCAACGACATCTTCACCACCGAGGACGCGGATGCGCTGAAGCGAGCCGGCGTGCTGGACCCCGCCCGGATCCGGGCGGTCGAGACGGGGTGCTGCCCGCACACCGCTATCCGGGACGACATCGCGGCCAACCTGGATGCGATCGAGCAGCTGGAGGCGACGTACCCGGATCTGGAACTGGTCCTGGTCGAGTCCGGCGGCGACAACCTCACGGCGATCTTCTCCCAGGCGCTGGTCGACGTGCAGATCTTCGTGCTGGACGTGGCCGGGGGAGACAAGGTCCCGCGCAAGGGTGGTCCGGGTGTGACCACCGCTGATCTGCTGGTCGTCAACAAGACCGACCTGGCGCCACTGGTCGGGGCGAGCCTCGACGTCATGGACCGGGACGCACGGGCGCGTCGGGGCGAGCGGCCGACCGTGATGACCTCGCTGGTCGCCGAGGACGGCGCCCGGCCCGTCATCGAGTGGTTGGAGGGATGTCTGGCCGACCGTGCCGATGTGGTCCGATCCGGCCCGGAGTGA
- a CDS encoding urease accessory protein UreD, translating into MALTSLQAQPPLGVRLAGGEVHLMGTAGGPHGGDHLHLEVVVSSGVHATVRSVAATVALPGDGRQSVLTTDVRVEAGASLRWLVEPLVVAAGADHRTVTTVEVHPAAQLLWREEVVLGRWGEPPGRLSGHLRVQREGRPLLNQGLAVGAPGWDGPAVTAGAGTVGLIARLAPIRPTGSPADGAPAAGTHAVVAPAPSEVPGVVVNRLSPDLIVVSGTAPDFATWRDRCELLTPSLDAVPGRST; encoded by the coding sequence GTGGCGCTGACCTCCCTGCAGGCCCAGCCGCCGCTCGGGGTCAGGCTGGCCGGCGGCGAGGTCCACCTGATGGGGACCGCCGGTGGGCCGCACGGGGGCGATCACCTGCACCTGGAGGTGGTCGTGTCGTCGGGCGTCCACGCCACCGTCCGCTCGGTCGCGGCCACCGTCGCCCTGCCCGGCGACGGCAGGCAGTCGGTGCTGACCACCGATGTCCGGGTGGAGGCGGGGGCGTCGCTGCGCTGGCTGGTCGAGCCGCTGGTGGTGGCGGCCGGCGCCGACCATCGGACGGTCACGACGGTCGAGGTGCACCCCGCCGCGCAACTGCTGTGGCGGGAGGAGGTGGTGCTGGGCCGGTGGGGTGAGCCCCCCGGTCGCCTGTCCGGCCACCTGCGCGTGCAGCGCGAAGGACGGCCGTTGCTCAACCAGGGCCTGGCCGTCGGCGCGCCCGGCTGGGACGGCCCGGCGGTCACCGCCGGCGCCGGCACCGTGGGCCTGATCGCGAGGCTCGCCCCGATCAGGCCGACGGGCTCACCGGCCGACGGGGCACCCGCTGCCGGCACCCACGCCGTTGTCGCCCCGGCGCCGTCCGAGGTGCCGGGAGTCGTGGTGAACCGGCTCTCTCCCGACCTGATCGTGGTGAGCGGGACCGCACCCGACTTCGCGACCTGGCGCGACCGGTGCGAGCTACTGACCCCCTCCCTCGACGCTGTGCCGGGCCGGTCCACCTGA
- a CDS encoding endonuclease/exonuclease/phosphatase family protein, with protein sequence MDLRVGTFNLNNLFSRWNFTAVVDQLPADEQTVEYVFEVDADATDDDGEAVVRFRTFDGRLVGGKDPEDTRRVADRILAMDLDVLAVQEVENLPALQEFNERELDGLYDTVVLIEGNDHRLIDVALLAKLPLRRIQSNQTEVHPDAPDQRVFSRDLVGIEVWDPRRTRRLLTVYNTHLKSNFVPYWVRDVDAARQANDVLRFQQTQTVVRVIEREEDLDRYLVLGDLNQEPDHFSLTPLTRGPLDLVDALADLTESRPPPPARNPEDVPPGPRWTTRLTQAGAPDRYNLFDQIWASPDLAGRIRQAQVERRRTWTTSGSDHDPVWVELADL encoded by the coding sequence ATGGATCTGCGCGTCGGCACGTTCAACCTGAACAACCTGTTCTCGCGCTGGAACTTCACGGCCGTCGTCGACCAGCTGCCCGCCGACGAGCAGACCGTGGAGTACGTCTTCGAGGTGGACGCCGACGCGACCGACGACGACGGCGAGGCCGTCGTGCGCTTCCGGACGTTCGACGGCCGACTGGTCGGCGGCAAGGATCCGGAGGACACCAGGCGTGTGGCCGATCGGATCCTCGCGATGGACCTGGACGTCCTGGCCGTGCAGGAGGTCGAGAACCTGCCCGCTCTCCAGGAGTTCAACGAGCGCGAGCTGGACGGTCTCTACGACACCGTCGTGCTGATCGAGGGCAACGACCACCGGCTGATCGACGTCGCGCTGCTCGCCAAGCTCCCGCTCCGGCGCATCCAGAGCAACCAGACCGAGGTGCACCCCGACGCGCCCGACCAGCGGGTGTTCAGCCGAGACCTGGTCGGCATCGAGGTGTGGGACCCGCGACGGACCCGGCGGCTGCTGACCGTCTACAACACGCACCTGAAGTCCAACTTCGTGCCGTACTGGGTCCGCGACGTCGACGCCGCCAGGCAGGCCAACGACGTCTTGCGGTTCCAGCAGACCCAGACCGTGGTCCGGGTGATCGAGCGGGAGGAGGACCTCGACCGGTACCTGGTGCTCGGCGACCTGAACCAGGAGCCGGACCACTTCAGCCTGACCCCGTTGACCCGTGGCCCGCTGGACCTCGTCGACGCCTTGGCCGACCTGACCGAGTCCCGGCCGCCCCCACCCGCCCGGAACCCCGAGGACGTGCCCCCGGGCCCGCGCTGGACGACCCGGCTGACCCAGGCCGGAGCCCCCGACCGCTACAACCTGTTCGACCAGATCTGGGCCTCGCCGGACCTGGCGGGCCGGATCCGTCAGGCCCAGGTCGAGCGCCGCCGCACCTGGACCACCTCGGGCAGCGACCACGACCCGGTGTGGGTCGAGCTCGCCGACCTGTAG
- a CDS encoding NAD(P)-binding domain-containing protein — protein MERLQVEVAVIGAGQAGLAAGYWLRQRDLPSSRFVILDGNDGAGGAWQHRWPTLTMATVNGIHDLPGFALDDVDPAARASDVIAGYFTQYEHRFDLPVRRPVRVREVHDEGRWLRLDSPSLTVHARALLNATGTWTRPFWPAYPGRDTFEGRQLHSATYDGPASFAGQHVIVVGGGISALQHLAEISEVAETTWVTRRPPEWFEGPLTPERGRQVVAAVAARVESGRRPASVVSVTGLPANSQHAVQARRNGALVRREMFQRLTPTGAVWADGSTQAADTIVWATGFRHALDHLAPLGLRTASGGIVMADNLASRSQVAADPRIHLLGYGPSASTVGASRAAREAVVAVLDLLDGDRLAAEG, from the coding sequence ATGGAGCGGCTGCAGGTCGAGGTCGCCGTCATCGGCGCCGGTCAGGCCGGGCTGGCGGCGGGCTACTGGCTGCGCCAGCGGGACCTGCCGAGCAGTCGGTTCGTGATCCTGGATGGCAACGACGGTGCCGGCGGCGCCTGGCAGCACCGCTGGCCGACGCTGACGATGGCGACGGTCAATGGCATCCACGACCTGCCGGGCTTCGCACTGGATGACGTGGACCCGGCGGCCAGGGCCAGCGACGTCATCGCCGGGTACTTCACCCAGTACGAGCACCGCTTCGATTTGCCGGTCCGGCGACCGGTGCGGGTGCGCGAGGTCCACGACGAGGGAAGGTGGCTGCGGCTGGACAGTCCGTCGCTGACCGTCCACGCCCGCGCGCTGCTGAACGCCACCGGCACCTGGACCCGTCCGTTCTGGCCGGCCTACCCGGGGCGCGACACCTTCGAGGGTCGGCAGTTGCACTCGGCCACCTACGACGGCCCGGCATCCTTCGCCGGGCAGCACGTCATCGTGGTGGGTGGCGGGATCTCGGCGTTGCAGCACCTGGCCGAGATCTCCGAGGTCGCGGAGACCACATGGGTCACGCGACGGCCGCCGGAGTGGTTCGAGGGGCCGCTCACCCCCGAACGCGGCCGGCAGGTGGTCGCCGCGGTGGCGGCCCGGGTCGAGTCAGGGCGCCGGCCGGCGTCGGTCGTCTCCGTCACCGGCCTGCCCGCCAACTCCCAGCACGCGGTGCAGGCACGGCGCAACGGTGCGCTGGTCCGTCGGGAGATGTTCCAGCGGCTCACCCCCACCGGTGCGGTCTGGGCCGACGGGTCGACCCAGGCGGCGGACACCATCGTCTGGGCCACGGGCTTCCGGCACGCACTGGACCACCTCGCCCCTCTCGGCCTTCGCACCGCATCCGGTGGGATCGTCATGGCCGACAACTTGGCGTCCCGATCGCAGGTCGCCGCCGATCCGCGCATCCATCTGCTCGGCTACGGGCCGTCGGCCAGCACCGTCGGTGCGAGTCGGGCTGCGCGGGAGGCAGTGGTCGCCGTGCTCGACCTGCTCGACGGTGATCGGCTTGCCGCGGAAGGGTGA
- a CDS encoding ABC transporter permease, whose amino-acid sequence MTITLAAIVAAAAPLVFASVGETLTERVGVVNLSLDGSILLCALAGFAGAVTTGSVLVGYAAAAVVGATIAGIVAASSISLGLNQIAVGFVLTILAAELSSFLGGDFVRIPGEAVPAWPIPGLSQIPVLGEILFDHNASVYASILVAMAAWWFLYRTRPGLELQAVGERPEAAFARGIDVNRLRMAYTLLGGALVGIGGAAFSLDVKFGWSEGHTTNFGWIALAIVIFGGWDPIRAMVGCWVFGALQILALRLQPTFPGVAQILPIIPFPLMILTLVVVQRPAFASVSDRRPSLRWLLRNDPPGGLAERFVSGS is encoded by the coding sequence GTGACAATCACCCTGGCCGCGATCGTGGCGGCCGCAGCGCCGCTCGTCTTCGCCAGCGTCGGAGAGACCCTGACAGAGCGCGTTGGGGTGGTCAACCTCTCGCTCGACGGCTCGATCCTGCTCTGCGCGCTGGCCGGATTCGCGGGCGCCGTGACCACCGGGAGCGTGCTGGTCGGGTACGCCGCGGCAGCGGTGGTCGGTGCGACGATCGCTGGGATCGTGGCCGCCTCCTCGATCAGTCTGGGCCTGAACCAGATCGCGGTCGGCTTCGTCCTGACGATCCTGGCCGCGGAGCTCTCGAGCTTCCTCGGCGGCGACTTCGTCCGCATCCCGGGTGAGGCCGTGCCGGCCTGGCCGATCCCCGGTCTGTCGCAGATCCCGGTGCTCGGCGAGATCCTCTTCGACCACAACGCCTCGGTGTACGCGAGCATCCTCGTCGCCATGGCGGCGTGGTGGTTCCTCTACCGCACGCGGCCCGGTCTGGAGCTCCAGGCCGTCGGTGAGCGACCCGAGGCAGCCTTCGCGCGTGGGATCGACGTCAACCGTCTCCGGATGGCCTACACCCTGCTGGGCGGGGCGCTGGTCGGGATCGGCGGTGCGGCGTTCTCCCTCGACGTCAAGTTCGGCTGGTCGGAGGGGCACACGACGAACTTCGGCTGGATCGCGTTGGCCATCGTCATCTTCGGTGGCTGGGACCCGATCCGCGCGATGGTCGGCTGCTGGGTGTTCGGCGCCTTGCAGATCCTGGCCCTGCGGCTGCAACCGACGTTCCCGGGCGTGGCGCAGATCCTGCCGATCATCCCGTTCCCCCTGATGATCCTGACCCTGGTCGTGGTGCAGCGACCGGCGTTTGCGTCGGTGTCAGACCGTCGACCGTCCCTGCGGTGGCTGCTTCGCAACGACCCGCCCGGCGGCCTGGCGGAGCGGTTCGTCTCGGGCTCGTGA
- a CDS encoding ABC transporter permease — protein MGSLPLDARPSGVTGALSRLGVPIVVALAAVAGLLVLVDAPPLEAMRLVVTGSLGSAPKVADTLVVWVPLVLAAASLSVTFTAGLWNIGVEGQIILGGIGAAWASRIVPGPAPVVLAAAIICGLVAGVAWGVLTGLLKTRGKVNEIFAGVGLNFAASGLAIYLIIGPWARPGVASTSGTELFREEAFLPTLPGLRIAPVALIVAIAGVVGVWVVLRGTHLGLRLRSIGANPTAAARLGVAVERTTLTAFALGGGLAGLAGAMQVNGLHHKLVPAISGGYGFLAILLVLLTAYRVLPAAVIALFFAAVGVGAAQLELRLDLDSALAGVFTALLVLLVLLGGGVAHVINRRRGSPERDPPAVTAPLEDVTT, from the coding sequence ATGGGATCCCTCCCGCTGGATGCTCGGCCGTCCGGCGTGACGGGCGCCCTCTCGCGTCTGGGCGTACCGATCGTCGTGGCCCTGGCCGCTGTCGCCGGGCTGCTGGTGCTGGTCGACGCGCCACCGCTGGAGGCGATGCGGCTGGTGGTCACCGGCTCACTCGGCTCGGCCCCCAAGGTGGCGGACACGCTGGTCGTGTGGGTGCCCTTGGTGCTCGCGGCGGCATCGCTGTCGGTGACGTTCACCGCAGGACTGTGGAACATCGGGGTCGAAGGCCAGATCATCCTGGGCGGCATCGGTGCCGCATGGGCGTCGCGGATCGTCCCCGGACCGGCCCCGGTGGTCCTGGCTGCCGCGATCATCTGCGGCCTCGTGGCCGGGGTGGCGTGGGGCGTGCTCACCGGCCTGCTGAAGACCCGTGGCAAGGTCAACGAGATCTTCGCCGGCGTCGGACTCAACTTCGCGGCGAGCGGCCTGGCGATCTACCTCATCATCGGCCCGTGGGCGCGGCCCGGCGTGGCATCGACGTCGGGGACGGAGCTCTTCCGGGAGGAGGCGTTCCTGCCGACGCTGCCCGGCCTGCGCATCGCGCCCGTCGCACTGATCGTCGCCATCGCGGGCGTCGTCGGCGTCTGGGTGGTGCTGCGGGGCACCCACCTGGGGCTGCGGCTGCGCTCGATCGGCGCCAACCCGACAGCCGCCGCCCGACTGGGCGTTGCCGTCGAACGGACGACCCTGACGGCGTTCGCCCTCGGCGGCGGGCTGGCCGGGCTCGCCGGTGCGATGCAGGTCAACGGGCTCCACCACAAGCTCGTCCCGGCCATCTCCGGCGGCTACGGCTTCCTGGCGATCCTGCTGGTGCTGCTGACGGCGTACCGGGTGCTGCCGGCTGCGGTGATCGCGCTGTTCTTCGCCGCGGTCGGTGTGGGCGCCGCCCAGTTGGAGTTGCGGCTGGACCTCGACTCGGCCTTGGCGGGGGTCTTCACCGCACTGCTCGTCCTGCTGGTGCTGTTGGGCGGCGGAGTCGCCCATGTGATCAATCGTCGGCGGGGGTCGCCGGAGCGTGACCCACCAGCCGTGACGGCACCGCTCGAGGACGTGACCACGTGA
- a CDS encoding ABC transporter ATP-binding protein: MSTDGLVVQGVRKRYGPVVANDGVSFTVAPGSLHGLIGENGAGKSTVVGIISGGRRADAGTIALDGRVLGLSDPGDGLAAGIGLLHQDPMVFGPLTVLENFQLGGTGGLRLGAGDSRRRLRDACEQLGFELDPDAIVRTLTVGERQQLEIARLMDAGARVLILDEPTTAISADQRVALFAALRRLAAEGLSVIYVTHKLEELDQLCDTVTVMRAGRVVGTATLPVPDTELVAMMFGEPPAHVARPQASTGAALLRMTGVDATDGAVRVSDVDLTVRAGEVIGLAGMEGSGQRTILMAAAGAVTPQAGSVELTGRADVPLDVAALTAAARRAEGVEWLPADRLAEGLIPGLTLAEHATLAGAVAPRRGWRRMLTDPATARSVAAESIATYRIKARPESTPEQLSGGNQQRVLLSLIDDDARLIMMEHPTRGLDIESAEWVWQQLGRRAASGSGIVFASSDLDELQTRADRILVCFDGRVIAEVDPDGTSADALGYLIGGRSAPPGEGTAA; encoded by the coding sequence GTGAGCACCGACGGGCTGGTCGTCCAGGGTGTACGCAAGCGGTACGGCCCCGTCGTCGCCAACGATGGGGTCAGCTTCACCGTGGCGCCGGGGTCCCTCCACGGGCTCATCGGTGAGAACGGAGCAGGCAAGTCGACGGTGGTCGGCATCATCTCCGGGGGTCGGCGCGCGGACGCCGGCACGATCGCCCTCGACGGTCGGGTGCTGGGCCTGAGCGATCCTGGCGACGGCCTGGCTGCGGGGATCGGACTGCTCCACCAGGACCCGATGGTGTTCGGGCCGCTGACGGTGCTGGAGAACTTCCAGCTGGGCGGGACCGGTGGTCTGCGGCTGGGGGCAGGGGACAGCCGCCGCCGCCTGCGCGACGCGTGCGAGCAGCTGGGCTTCGAACTCGATCCCGACGCCATCGTCCGGACCCTGACCGTCGGCGAGCGCCAGCAGCTCGAGATCGCGCGGCTCATGGACGCCGGCGCGCGGGTCCTCATCCTCGATGAGCCCACCACGGCGATCTCGGCCGATCAGCGCGTGGCGTTGTTCGCGGCCCTGCGGCGGCTGGCGGCTGAGGGCCTCAGCGTCATCTACGTGACCCACAAGCTGGAGGAGCTCGATCAGCTCTGTGACACCGTCACGGTGATGCGCGCCGGCCGCGTCGTGGGCACCGCCACACTGCCCGTCCCTGACACCGAGCTGGTCGCGATGATGTTCGGGGAGCCGCCAGCCCACGTCGCTCGACCACAGGCCAGTACCGGTGCAGCCCTGCTGCGCATGACCGGCGTCGACGCAACGGACGGCGCGGTCCGCGTGTCCGATGTCGACCTGACAGTGCGGGCCGGGGAGGTCATCGGGCTGGCCGGCATGGAGGGGTCCGGGCAGCGGACCATCCTGATGGCCGCGGCAGGGGCCGTCACGCCGCAGGCCGGCTCCGTCGAGCTGACCGGTCGCGCGGACGTGCCCCTCGACGTGGCGGCGCTCACCGCCGCCGCGCGCCGGGCGGAGGGTGTCGAGTGGCTGCCGGCTGACCGACTGGCGGAGGGACTGATCCCCGGCTTGACCCTGGCCGAACATGCAACGCTGGCGGGCGCGGTCGCTCCACGCCGCGGCTGGCGACGCATGCTCACCGATCCCGCCACCGCACGGTCGGTTGCCGCCGAGTCGATCGCGACGTACCGCATCAAGGCACGGCCCGAGTCAACGCCGGAGCAGCTCAGCGGCGGCAACCAGCAGCGTGTCCTGCTCTCACTCATCGACGACGACGCCCGTCTGATCATGATGGAGCACCCCACCCGAGGGCTGGACATCGAGAGCGCCGAGTGGGTCTGGCAGCAGCTGGGACGGCGGGCTGCGAGCGGCTCCGGCATCGTCTTCGCCTCCTCCGACCTCGACGAGCTCCAGACCCGGGCCGACCGCATCCTGGTGTGCTTCGACGGGCGCGTGATTGCCGAGGTCGATCCAGACGGCACGTCTGCCGACGCGCTCGGATACCTCATCGGTGGTCGGAGCGCACCGCCGGGTGAGGGGACCGCAGCGTGA